The Nocardia sp. XZ_19_385 genome window below encodes:
- a CDS encoding NAD(P)/FAD-dependent oxidoreductase — translation MSTEAVENRRHKVVVIGSGFGGLFGTKHLKRADVDVTLISKTSTHLFQPLLYQVATGILSVGEIAPATRLVLRKQRNAQVLLGDVVDIDLQNKTVTSNLLNQATVTPFDSLIVATGAQQSYFGNDKFATYAPGMKTIDDALELRGRILGAFEGAELATTQEMRDRLLTFTVIGAGPTGVELAGQIAELADRTLEGTFRNIDPRDARVILVEGAGAVLGPMGPKLGGQAQRKLEKMGVEIQLNAMVTDVDAHGVTVKDSDGTIRRIESSTKVWSAGVQGSPLGKMLAERSEGTKVDRAGRVIVEPDLTIKGHPNVFVVGDLMAVPDVPGMAQGAIQGATYAAKAINAGLKGARPEDRKPFKYFNKGSMATISRFNAVCQVGKLEFGGFLAWLAWLGLHLYYLVGYRSRLITVIQWFVSFLGRTRGQMAATEQWVFARLALEQVNSDEEEADELAAALGAPPGNGRAPGRATAEHQAS, via the coding sequence ATGAGCACAGAAGCTGTCGAGAACCGTCGTCACAAGGTGGTGGTGATCGGTTCGGGCTTCGGTGGCCTGTTCGGCACCAAGCACCTCAAGCGCGCCGACGTCGACGTGACCCTGATCTCCAAGACCTCCACCCACCTGTTCCAGCCATTGCTGTACCAGGTGGCCACAGGCATCCTGTCGGTCGGCGAGATCGCCCCCGCCACCCGCTTGGTGCTGCGCAAGCAGCGCAACGCGCAGGTGCTGCTCGGCGATGTCGTCGATATCGACCTGCAGAACAAGACCGTCACCTCGAATCTGCTGAACCAGGCGACGGTCACCCCGTTCGACAGCCTGATCGTGGCGACCGGCGCACAGCAGTCCTACTTCGGCAACGACAAGTTCGCCACCTACGCGCCCGGCATGAAGACCATCGACGACGCGCTCGAACTACGCGGGCGCATCCTCGGCGCGTTCGAGGGCGCCGAGCTGGCGACCACCCAGGAGATGCGGGACCGGCTGCTCACCTTCACGGTGATCGGCGCCGGCCCGACCGGCGTCGAATTGGCCGGTCAGATCGCCGAACTCGCCGACCGCACGCTGGAAGGCACCTTCCGCAACATCGATCCGCGCGATGCCCGGGTGATCCTGGTCGAGGGCGCGGGCGCGGTGCTCGGCCCGATGGGCCCCAAGCTCGGCGGCCAGGCCCAGCGCAAGCTGGAGAAGATGGGCGTGGAGATCCAGCTCAACGCCATGGTCACCGATGTCGACGCGCACGGCGTGACGGTGAAGGATTCCGACGGGACCATCCGGCGCATCGAGTCCTCGACCAAGGTGTGGTCGGCCGGTGTGCAGGGCAGCCCGCTGGGCAAGATGCTCGCCGAGCGCTCCGAGGGCACCAAGGTCGACCGCGCCGGGCGGGTCATCGTCGAGCCCGACCTCACCATCAAGGGCCACCCCAACGTCTTCGTCGTCGGCGACCTGATGGCGGTGCCCGACGTGCCCGGTATGGCGCAGGGCGCGATCCAGGGCGCCACCTATGCGGCCAAGGCGATCAACGCCGGACTCAAGGGCGCACGGCCCGAAGACCGTAAGCCGTTCAAGTACTTCAACAAGGGCTCGATGGCGACGATCTCGCGGTTCAACGCCGTGTGCCAGGTCGGCAAGCTGGAGTTCGGCGGATTCCTCGCCTGGCTGGCCTGGCTGGGCCTGCACCTGTACTACCTGGTCGGCTACCGCAGCCGGCTGATCACCGTCATCCAGTGGTTCGTGTCCTTCCTCGGCCGCACTCGCGGCCAGATGGCGGCCACCGAGCAGTGGGTGTTCGCACGCTTGGCGCTGGAGCAGGTCAACTCCGACGAGGAAGAGGCCGACGAACTCGCGGCCGCTCTCGGGGCGCCGCCCGGCAACGGCCGGGCACCGGGCCGCGCAACCGCGGAACACCAAGCCAGCTAG